One segment of Bombus pascuorum chromosome 6, iyBomPasc1.1, whole genome shotgun sequence DNA contains the following:
- the LOC132908250 gene encoding cysteine-rich PDZ-binding protein: protein MVCEKCEKKLGKVITPDPWKSGARNTVESGGRKVGENKALSAGKARFNPYTVTFETCRICRQKVHQVGSHYCQSCAYKKAICAMCGKKLMSTKNYKQSAT, encoded by the coding sequence ATGGTCtgtgaaaaatgtgaaaaaaaatTAGGAAAAGTCATAACTCCAGATCCTTGGAAAAGTGGTGCACGGAATACAGTAGAAAGTGGGGGACGTAAAGTTGGAGAAAATAAAGCACTTTCTGCAGGGAAGGCAAGATTTAATCCCTATACTGTTACCTTTGAAACTTGCAGAATATGTAGACAGAAAGTACATCAAGTTGGATCACATTATTGTCAATCATGTGCATATAAAAAGGCTATATGTGCAATGTGTGGTAAAAAGCTAATGAGTACAAAGAACTATAAACAGTCTGCtacttaa